From Micromonospora carbonacea:
AGAAGGCGAGCAGCGCGAGCTTGGCGAACTCACCCGGCTGGATCTGCCCCACCCCGGGCACGATGATCCAGAGCTTCGCGCCGTAGATCTCCGAGTATTTCGCCGGCAGCACCGCCGGGATCATCACCAGCACGATGCCGGCGAGGCCCAGCGTGTACGCGTAGCGGGAGACCGACCGGTGGTCGCGCATCAGCGCCAGCAGGCCGGCGGCGAGCATCACCGACGCCAGCGTCCAGGCGAACTGCCGGCCGCCGTTGCCGGCGAAGATCGCCAGCGACTCCCGGTCGGCGGGGGCGGCCCGGGCCAGGTCGAGCCGGCGCAGGAAGCCCACCCCGATGCCGTTGAGCAGCGCCACCGCCGGCAGCAGGGCCGGGTCGGCGTAGGGGGCCAGGAACCGGATGACGACGTGCAGGGCGAGGAAGACGCCCGCCAGCACGGCGGTGGGGACCCAGAAGTCCGGGGTGACCGTGTCGAGCACGGTCGCCTCCACCGTCGCGCCGTACGCGGCGACGATCACCAGGGCCAGCAGCAGCAACGACAGTTCGGCGTTGCGCCGCGACCGGGCCAGGCGTACGCCGGGCTGCTCGCCCGTCGTCGCGGGCGAGGCGGCCGGTGCGGCGGCTGCGGTCACGGAGATGTCCTCGGTTTTCTCAGTCGACGCTCACTCCGGCGACCGGCACCCGGCCGGGTCGGCCGGCGGAACCGTGTCGGAGGGCAGCACGTCGGGCGTCTCGGTGGGCGCGGGGGTCGGGGTGGCGACGGGCCGGGGACTGCCGGAGGCCGTGCGGGTCGCCCCCGGCCGGTCCGGGGACCTCGTGGGCTCCGGCGTCGGGGCCAGGGTCGGCGTCGGGGTCAGGGTCGGCGTCGGGGTCAGGGTCGGCGTCGGCTGGCAGATCGGCTTGAGGTTGGGGTTCAGCGGGTCGTCGCTGGTCAGCTCGGCCAGCCGGCGCTCGGCGTCGGGCTCGTCGCGGGCCGGGATGCCCTGCTTGACCTGCTCCTGCGCGGCGAGGGTGAGGTCGTCGAGCCGGGCGGGGCTGACGGAGTGCTCGGCGGAGAGGTCGAGCCCGGCGATCTGCCCCTGCACGCCCCGGAACACGGCCACCCGGCCGTCCTCGGTCGCGCCGACGTAGTACTGCCGCTGCGTGTACGTCCAGCCGCCGACGAGCGCGCCGCCGAGGATGACCAGCAGGGCGAGGGTCATCGCCACGGTGCGCAGCGGGCGGCGCTTCGGGCGGTCGTCGTCGCCGTCGTCGTCGGCCGGCTCCTCGGGGGCGGGCGGCCGGGGGGCGGAGAGCGCGGAGGCGCGCGCGGCGGGGGTGGAGACGTCGGCGGAGGTGGCCATGCCCCGGTCCCGGGCGGCGGCGCCGCCGACGATCGGGCTCGCCTCGACGATGTCCCGGTCGGTGGCGTCGGCGATGATCACCGTGATGTTGTCCGGGCCGCCGCCGCGCAGCGCGAGCTGGACGAGCCGCTCGACGCACTGCTGCGGGTCGGTGTATTCCCGCATGGTGTCGGCGATGGTCTCGGCGCTCACCACGCCGGAGAGGCCGTCGCTGCAGATCAGGTAGCGGTCGCCGGGGAGCACCTGCCGGACGCTGTATTCCGGGTCGATGTCGCGGCCGTCGAGCGCCCGGGTGAGCAGCGAGCGCTGGGGGTGGCTGCTCGCCTCCTCGGCGCTGATCCGGCCCTCGTCGACGAGCATCTGGACGTAGGTGTCGTCTTTGGTGATCTGCGCGAACTCGCCGTTGCGCAGGAGATAGGCCCGCGAGTCGCCGATGTGGACCATGCCGAGCTTGGTGCCGGAGAAGAGGGTCGCGGTCAGCGTGGTGCCCATCCCCTCCAGCTGCGGGTTGGCGTCCACGGTGTCGCGGAGCTGCTGGTTGGCGGTGCCCACGGCCGAACGCAGCGCGTCGACCAGGGCGTCACCGGGGACGTCCTCGTCGAGCGGCGCCATGGCACCGATGACGATGTTGCTGGCGACGTCACCGGCGGCCATGCCGCCCATGCCGTCGGCTACGGCGAGAAGCCGCGGCCCGGCGTAGACGGAATCCTGGTTACCGTCTCGGATCAGACCGCGGTCGCTGTGGGCCGCATAGCGCAGGGTCAGAGTCATGGCCGTAATTCGAGAGAGGTGCGCCCGATGCGGATCGGCACGCCGAGGGGGACGGGGGTTGGTCCGGTGACCTTAGCGCGATCGAGGTAGGTGCCGTTAGTCGATCCGAGGTCCTCGACGAACCACTGCCCGTCGCGGGGCACGAGCCGGGCGTGTCGCGCCGAGGCGTAGTCGTCGGTGATGACGAGGGTCGAATCCTCGGCCCGGCCGATGGTGATCTGCGCCTCGCCCAGGGTGATCCGGGTGCCGGCGAGCTGACCGGCGGTCACCACCAGCTGGTGCGCGGCCCTGCCCCGCTTCGCCTTGGCCGGCTTGGCCTGCGGCTGACCGGTCGAGGCGCCCACGGCCCGGGGCGCGGCCACCAGCCGGCCCGACCGGGCGCCGGCGAACAGGTCCCGGCGGATGACGCCGACCACCGTGAACACGAAGATCCACAGCAGGATCAGGAACCCGAACCGGGCGACGGTGATGACGAGTTCCGGCAAGGCGGATCAGCCGTCCACGCGGAAGGTCAGGG
This genomic window contains:
- a CDS encoding PP2C family protein-serine/threonine phosphatase, encoding MTLTLRYAAHSDRGLIRDGNQDSVYAGPRLLAVADGMGGMAAGDVASNIVIGAMAPLDEDVPGDALVDALRSAVGTANQQLRDTVDANPQLEGMGTTLTATLFSGTKLGMVHIGDSRAYLLRNGEFAQITKDDTYVQMLVDEGRISAEEASSHPQRSLLTRALDGRDIDPEYSVRQVLPGDRYLICSDGLSGVVSAETIADTMREYTDPQQCVERLVQLALRGGGPDNITVIIADATDRDIVEASPIVGGAAARDRGMATSADVSTPAARASALSAPRPPAPEEPADDDGDDDRPKRRPLRTVAMTLALLVILGGALVGGWTYTQRQYYVGATEDGRVAVFRGVQGQIAGLDLSAEHSVSPARLDDLTLAAQEQVKQGIPARDEPDAERRLAELTSDDPLNPNLKPICQPTPTLTPTPTLTPTPTLAPTPEPTRSPDRPGATRTASGSPRPVATPTPAPTETPDVLPSDTVPPADPAGCRSPE
- a CDS encoding FHA domain-containing protein FhaB/FipA, whose product is MPELVITVARFGFLILLWIFVFTVVGVIRRDLFAGARSGRLVAAPRAVGASTGQPQAKPAKAKRGRAAHQLVVTAGQLAGTRITLGEAQITIGRAEDSTLVITDDYASARHARLVPRDGQWFVEDLGSTNGTYLDRAKVTGPTPVPLGVPIRIGRTSLELRP